Proteins from a genomic interval of Bacteroides sp.:
- the alaS gene encoding alanine--tRNA ligase, whose translation MNSIQIRQAFLDFFASKRHFIAKSAPMVIKNDPTLMFTNAGMNQFKDIFLGNSPATHLRVANSQKCLRVSGKHNDLEEVGHDTYHHTMFEMLGNWSFGDYFKKEAIAWAWELLTDVLGLEKDRLYVTVFGGDPTDGLEPDHEAFDFWKEIVPEDRILFGSKKDNFWEMGDTGPCGPCSEIHIDLRDAAERKAISGNELVNSDHPLVVEIWNLVFIQFNRLNNGELKGLPAKHVDTGMGFERLCMALQGKKSNYDTDVFQPYIHKLAEMAGIPYGQGKMSDVAMRVVSDHLRAVAFAIADGELPSNNKAGYVIRRILRRAIRYGYTFLEFREPFVHQLVPVLVEHMGQAFPELAAQQDLIKRVIAEEESTFLRTLSVGIHKFEQYLSANPEKKIIDGQFAFELFDTYGFPIDLTRLMAREHGWDVDMEGFQSGMEAQKKRSRAAATIETGDWIEITPLARETRFLGYDELEAEVNLVKYREVNSKGRKYFQLVLDQTPFYAESGGQVGDRGFLDGDGVRIEIVDTQKENNLVVHIAEALPGKLPDRFVARVDEKKRQQTANNHTATHLLHAALKEVLGQHVQQKGSLVNEERLRFDFSHFSKMTQEEIERVEQIVNAKVRENIFQEEHREMEMAEAQEMGAVALFGEKYGDKVRVVAFDKGFSAELCGGTHAHSTGQIGLFRIVSEGAIAAGIRRVEAITGEEAESFVNQKIRELDTLKAMLKNPKDAVQAIEQLLEQNEMLRKKIESLQKDQAGLMVEEIVAKAEKVGAVNFIAQKVDLDPKMAKDLAYSIKEKVDNFFLVLGYVSDGKPGIVVMISEELTKSKGLHAGNIVRQLAAHIQGGGGGQPFFATAGGKNPDGLDKVLAEARKLLA comes from the coding sequence ATGAACTCCATACAGATTCGCCAGGCTTTTCTCGATTTCTTTGCCTCCAAGCGACACTTCATCGCTAAATCGGCCCCAATGGTCATAAAAAATGATCCGACCTTAATGTTTACCAATGCAGGGATGAACCAGTTCAAGGATATTTTCTTGGGGAATTCTCCTGCAACACATCTTAGGGTGGCTAATTCTCAAAAATGCCTCAGGGTTTCGGGTAAGCACAATGACCTGGAAGAGGTAGGGCACGACACCTATCACCACACGATGTTTGAGATGCTTGGCAACTGGAGCTTTGGCGATTATTTCAAGAAGGAAGCCATTGCCTGGGCCTGGGAACTGCTCACGGATGTGCTTGGCCTGGAGAAGGATCGCTTGTATGTAACCGTTTTTGGTGGAGACCCAACAGACGGACTTGAGCCTGACCACGAGGCCTTTGATTTCTGGAAGGAGATTGTGCCGGAAGACCGTATCCTGTTTGGCTCAAAAAAGGATAATTTTTGGGAAATGGGCGACACCGGTCCCTGTGGCCCCTGTTCGGAGATTCACATTGACCTTCGTGATGCAGCGGAGCGGAAGGCCATTTCGGGCAATGAACTTGTCAACAGCGATCATCCCCTGGTGGTGGAGATATGGAACCTGGTGTTCATTCAGTTTAACCGCCTGAATAACGGCGAGCTGAAAGGCCTCCCCGCCAAACACGTTGACACGGGCATGGGATTTGAACGCCTTTGCATGGCCCTGCAGGGAAAGAAATCGAACTACGATACGGATGTATTTCAGCCTTACATCCACAAGCTTGCTGAAATGGCTGGCATTCCATACGGGCAGGGGAAGATGAGCGACGTGGCCATGCGGGTGGTTTCCGACCACCTGCGGGCGGTTGCTTTTGCCATTGCCGATGGCGAGCTCCCCTCGAACAACAAGGCTGGCTATGTCATTCGCCGAATCCTCAGGCGGGCCATTCGCTACGGCTATACTTTCCTTGAGTTCCGCGAGCCATTCGTTCATCAGCTGGTGCCGGTGCTGGTAGAGCATATGGGGCAGGCTTTCCCCGAACTTGCAGCCCAGCAGGATCTCATTAAGCGTGTAATCGCTGAGGAGGAGAGTACATTCCTGCGGACCCTTTCGGTGGGTATTCATAAATTTGAACAATACCTTTCGGCAAATCCGGAAAAGAAGATTATCGACGGTCAGTTTGCTTTCGAATTGTTTGACACCTATGGTTTCCCCATTGACCTGACACGCCTTATGGCTCGTGAACACGGCTGGGATGTTGATATGGAAGGGTTCCAGTCGGGCATGGAAGCGCAAAAGAAACGCAGCCGTGCGGCAGCCACCATTGAAACAGGCGACTGGATTGAGATCACACCCCTTGCCAGGGAAACCCGTTTCCTGGGCTATGATGAACTGGAAGCTGAAGTGAACCTGGTAAAATATCGTGAAGTCAATTCCAAAGGAAGGAAATATTTTCAGCTGGTGCTCGATCAAACGCCCTTTTATGCAGAATCGGGCGGACAGGTTGGTGACCGCGGCTTCCTTGATGGCGATGGGGTCAGGATTGAAATTGTTGATACACAGAAAGAGAACAACCTGGTGGTTCACATTGCAGAGGCGCTTCCCGGGAAACTGCCGGATCGGTTTGTGGCCAGGGTGGATGAAAAGAAAAGACAACAAACGGCCAACAACCATACCGCAACCCACCTGCTCCACGCTGCCCTGAAAGAAGTCCTGGGCCAGCACGTGCAACAGAAAGGTTCGTTGGTGAATGAAGAACGGCTGCGTTTCGATTTCTCCCATTTCTCGAAAATGACCCAGGAGGAGATTGAGCGGGTGGAGCAGATTGTGAATGCTAAGGTCCGTGAGAATATTTTCCAGGAGGAACACCGCGAAATGGAAATGGCAGAAGCGCAGGAGATGGGAGCAGTGGCCTTGTTTGGAGAAAAGTATGGCGACAAGGTAAGGGTTGTTGCCTTTGACAAGGGTTTTTCTGCTGAACTTTGCGGAGGAACTCACGCCCATTCAACCGGACAAATTGGCCTGTTCAGGATTGTTTCGGAAGGCGCCATAGCAGCGGGTATCAGGAGGGTGGAAGCCATTACGGGCGAAGAAGCCGAAAGCTTCGTCAACCAGAAGATCAGGGAGCTTGATACCCTGAAGGCCATGCTTAAAAACCCCAAAGATGCTGTTCAGGCCATTGAACAATTGCTTGAGCAGAATGAAATGCTCAGGAAAAAGATTGAATCCCTGCAAAAGGATCAGGCCGGCCTAATGGTGGAAGAGATCGTTGCCAAGGCTGAAAAAGTGGGAGCGGTGAATTTCATTGCGCAGAAAGTGGATTTGGATCCTAAAATGGCCAAGGATCTGGCTTATTCCATAAAGGAAAAGGTCGATAATTTTTTCCTGGTGCTGGGATATGTCAGTGATGGCAAACCTGGTATCGTGGTGATGATCTCCGAAGAATTGACGAAATCCAAAGGGCTTCATGCCGGAAATATTGTCAGGCAACTGGCCGCTCACATTCAGGGCGGTGGCGGGGGACAGCCCTTCTTTGCCACGGCTGGCGGCAAAAACCCGGATGGGCTGGATAAAGTTCTTGCTGAGGCCAGGAAGCTTTTGGCTTGA
- a CDS encoding PD-(D/E)XK nuclease family protein — protein sequence MQSFLEEVAVHVLEKYGSNTGDICLVTPNRRAGLFLRKHIAKRVTQPTWSPAFLSIEDFVNRISGYQVADNLSLMFHFYHVYQTIEGDKSDPLDEFLRWGSVLLRDFDEIDSSLENPDELFTYLVDIKYIETWNPEGLALSEFQKNYLSFFEKFKLYHKAFIAYLKEKNLAYQGMSYRKAATLLKENPRLFPYEKVIFAGFNALNQAEESIINSLVKDGLAEILSDSDPYYEDNPQHEAGHFIRRYRKKWDIPLNKEKASWFSTPKKIQVLGIARDLNQAQLAGNILDFHSDLVMDEQTAIVLANENLLLPVLNALPEKAAAINITMGYPLVKTNLFGFFEAIIQLYLTADRLKTTLEGKAPSFYYKDLLRLLSNPCAAILFEMHSGQANLDILIQKISLSNKIFYKYEDFTHLEEIETGFPDLFHFLSQNWLTALDEIIPVFRSLSDKLDQAFRQKADQAFGSLQQSPFFIDFEALYYFGRILSRMETVLDEGKTIRTLRIFWQIIKQSVSETRMAFSGEPVQGLQVMGVLETRNLDFKNIILLSANEDVLPKSKTSNSFIPFEVKRKFGLQVTADRDSVYAYHFYRLLQRADNVFLIYNTESGGMGSNEKSRFITQIEHEIKSYNPDIELHNQLVSLRPSIKTGTQEISIPKTPEILERLKQMAARGLSPSALNTFIRCSLKFYLEKVARLREAEEVEETIEASTLGNVVHGVLEDLYFPLTGQVVKPEHISAMQDQVEAATIHRFRKHYPDGEITSGKNLLLFNLAKRYVENFLKAEASLISNYKQRGLYLTILNTEGVLQGSIQVMADGEWMDVTIAGKADRIDRLGSTVRVVDYKTGKVEASDLKIKSFDELVEDVKYEKAFQVQAYAWLYRQMNPDVPEVESGIFSMRNLKPGFLKSEVDASIIQEGVNPETAFQEQLEKLVSRMLEPEEPFMQTPNEDNCKYCPFQALCGRFES from the coding sequence ATGCAAAGTTTTCTTGAAGAAGTTGCGGTTCACGTCCTTGAGAAATATGGCAGCAATACTGGAGATATCTGCCTGGTAACCCCTAACCGGCGGGCAGGGCTTTTCCTGCGCAAGCACATCGCCAAAAGGGTTACCCAGCCCACCTGGTCTCCTGCCTTCCTGAGTATTGAGGACTTCGTAAACCGGATCAGCGGTTATCAGGTGGCTGATAACCTGAGCCTGATGTTTCATTTTTATCATGTTTATCAAACCATTGAGGGGGATAAAAGCGACCCCCTGGATGAGTTCCTGCGCTGGGGCAGCGTCCTGCTCAGGGACTTTGATGAAATTGATTCATCCCTTGAGAACCCTGACGAGCTGTTTACTTACCTGGTCGATATCAAGTACATTGAAACCTGGAATCCAGAAGGCTTAGCGCTTAGTGAATTCCAGAAAAACTACCTCTCCTTCTTCGAAAAGTTCAAACTCTACCACAAGGCTTTCATCGCTTACCTTAAGGAGAAAAATCTTGCATACCAGGGAATGTCATACAGGAAGGCGGCAACGCTTCTCAAAGAAAATCCCCGCCTTTTTCCGTATGAAAAAGTAATCTTTGCCGGCTTCAATGCCCTCAACCAGGCTGAAGAAAGCATTATTAACAGCCTGGTTAAGGACGGCCTGGCTGAGATCTTAAGCGATTCCGATCCCTATTATGAGGACAATCCTCAGCACGAAGCCGGGCATTTCATCAGGAGATACCGAAAAAAATGGGACATTCCCCTCAACAAAGAGAAAGCATCCTGGTTTAGCACACCCAAAAAGATTCAGGTGCTGGGAATTGCCCGCGACTTAAACCAGGCTCAGCTGGCAGGCAATATCCTCGATTTCCATTCAGACCTCGTAATGGATGAGCAGACTGCCATTGTGCTGGCCAACGAAAACCTTTTGCTACCCGTCCTGAATGCCCTACCCGAAAAGGCTGCCGCCATCAACATTACGATGGGTTATCCCCTGGTAAAAACCAACCTGTTTGGATTCTTTGAAGCAATCATCCAGTTATACCTCACCGCTGACCGTCTGAAAACCACCCTCGAGGGTAAAGCGCCATCGTTTTATTACAAGGATTTATTGCGGCTGTTATCCAATCCCTGTGCTGCCATATTGTTTGAGATGCATTCGGGCCAGGCAAATCTTGACATCCTGATCCAGAAGATCAGCCTTTCAAACAAGATATTCTATAAGTATGAAGACTTCACCCACCTTGAAGAAATTGAAACTGGGTTTCCGGATTTATTCCATTTCCTTTCACAAAACTGGCTCACGGCTCTTGACGAAATCATCCCTGTCTTTCGAAGCCTGAGCGATAAACTTGACCAGGCATTTCGTCAAAAAGCAGACCAGGCATTCGGGAGTCTGCAGCAAAGCCCTTTCTTCATAGATTTCGAGGCCCTGTATTATTTTGGAAGGATACTTTCAAGGATGGAAACCGTTTTGGACGAGGGGAAAACAATACGCACCCTCCGGATCTTCTGGCAGATCATCAAACAATCGGTGTCTGAAACCCGGATGGCTTTCTCAGGGGAGCCTGTGCAAGGCCTCCAGGTGATGGGAGTGCTCGAAACCCGCAACCTCGATTTCAAAAACATCATTCTTTTGTCAGCAAATGAAGATGTTTTACCCAAATCAAAAACAAGCAATTCGTTTATCCCCTTTGAGGTAAAAAGAAAGTTCGGGCTACAAGTAACCGCTGACCGGGATTCGGTTTACGCATACCATTTCTATCGCCTGCTGCAGCGGGCTGATAATGTTTTCCTCATCTACAATACCGAGTCAGGCGGTATGGGAAGCAATGAAAAAAGCCGCTTCATCACCCAGATTGAGCACGAGATCAAGTCGTATAATCCTGACATTGAACTCCACAACCAACTGGTGAGCCTAAGGCCTTCGATTAAAACGGGCACCCAGGAGATCAGCATCCCAAAAACGCCAGAGATCCTTGAACGTCTGAAGCAAATGGCTGCCCGGGGGCTTTCCCCATCCGCTCTGAACACTTTCATTCGCTGTTCGCTGAAGTTTTACCTTGAAAAGGTGGCCCGCCTCAGGGAAGCCGAAGAAGTGGAAGAAACCATTGAGGCCAGCACCCTGGGGAATGTCGTCCACGGGGTCCTTGAAGACTTGTATTTCCCACTGACCGGACAAGTCGTTAAACCCGAACACATTTCTGCCATGCAGGATCAGGTCGAGGCAGCGACAATTCACCGTTTCAGAAAACATTATCCGGATGGAGAAATCACCAGCGGGAAAAACCTTTTGCTTTTCAACCTGGCCAAACGATATGTTGAGAATTTTCTGAAAGCCGAAGCCTCTCTCATTTCCAATTACAAGCAGCGTGGCCTTTACCTCACCATTCTAAATACGGAAGGCGTTCTGCAGGGGAGCATACAGGTAATGGCCGATGGCGAATGGATGGATGTGACGATCGCTGGAAAAGCCGACCGCATCGACCGACTGGGTTCAACAGTCCGGGTGGTGGATTACAAGACCGGCAAAGTGGAGGCGAGCGACCTGAAGATCAAAAGTTTTGACGAACTGGTTGAAGACGTTAAATATGAAAAGGCCTTCCAGGTACAGGCCTATGCCTGGCTTTACCGCCAGATGAATCCGGATGTACCAGAAGTAGAATCAGGCATTTTCTCGATGCGCAATCTCAAACCCGGCTTCCTCAAATCAGAAGTGGATGCCAGTATAATTCAGGAAGGCGTGAACCCGGAAACAGCATTCCAGGAGCAGCTTGAGAAATTAGTCAGCAGAATGCTGGAACCAGAAGAGCCATTTATGCAAACGCCCAACGAAGACAATTGCAAATACTGTCCTTTCCAGGCGCTCTGCGGCCGCTTTGAAAGCTAA
- a CDS encoding sugar phosphate nucleotidyltransferase, giving the protein MKAMIFAAGIGKRLHPISEHTPKALVEIGGKPMLQRLAEKLIPLGVSEIVVNIHHHAEKMQAFIAQLNYPGVSFILSDETSQLLDTGGGLLKAKDHLTGEGPLILHNVDVLSAIDLREMLDFHTSQGALATLAVSQRSTSRYFLWNNNHLAGWENINTNQKILCDHKPGQEPEPKAFSGIHIIQPALLNLIVEQGIFSINEVYLRLASQHPILAFEHDPAYWADIGTPQKLAHAEAMFASHPDLF; this is encoded by the coding sequence ATGAAAGCGATGATCTTCGCTGCAGGGATAGGAAAACGCCTGCATCCCATTAGTGAACATACCCCCAAAGCCCTTGTGGAAATTGGGGGCAAACCAATGCTTCAGCGGCTGGCTGAAAAACTGATACCACTTGGGGTTAGCGAAATCGTTGTTAACATTCACCACCACGCTGAAAAAATGCAGGCGTTCATTGCACAATTAAATTATCCGGGAGTAAGCTTCATCCTCTCTGATGAGACGAGCCAGTTGCTCGACACGGGCGGGGGATTACTGAAAGCCAAAGATCATTTGACAGGCGAGGGACCGCTTATCCTGCACAATGTAGACGTGCTTTCCGCCATTGACCTCCGGGAAATGCTGGATTTCCATACATCACAGGGGGCACTGGCAACACTTGCTGTATCCCAAAGAAGTACTTCCCGTTATTTCCTTTGGAACAACAACCACCTTGCAGGATGGGAGAATATCAATACGAATCAAAAAATTCTCTGTGATCACAAACCCGGACAGGAGCCGGAGCCTAAGGCATTCAGCGGCATTCACATCATACAGCCGGCACTGCTTAACCTGATCGTTGAGCAGGGGATATTTTCCATCAACGAGGTATACCTCAGGCTGGCCAGTCAGCACCCAATCCTAGCCTTTGAGCACGATCCGGCATACTGGGCCGATATTGGAACCCCTCAGAAGCTGGCCCATGCAGAAGCTATGTTTGCCAGCCATCCGGATCTATTCTGA
- a CDS encoding RNase adapter RapZ, whose product MFNFQDMQWNIEQAITNLFESWQNQKPDRIAPLAPSGSNRKYFRIYYQDKTCIGAFNPDIRENNAFLTLSHHFEKLGLPVPEVFTRDADGLCYLVSDLGDTTLFSLLPHDPAVKTFNNQTMDLYRKALDWLPAFQVKGKQDLDFSICYPRHAFDRHSMMWDLNYFKYYFLKISGIGFDEQELEDDFERFTKHLVSVPSEFFLYRDFQSRNIMIVEGEPYFIDYQGGRKGALQYDVASLLFDAKANIPFEQRQVLLDYYVESLNKWVSFDQALFKKTFYDFVVMRILQALGSYGFRGGVEKKALFLQSVPYALKNLRWLAEMDFLPKITPHLSSIIEKMAATAPSDILPQPAKGLTLHIRSFSYKNGIPADEWGNGGGFVFDCRALPNPGREDKFKPYTGKDEPVIRFLKKEDSVADFLGNIRNITGNAVNNYLERGFNNLMINFGCTGGQHRSVYCAEELAKYLGEKYDVNIDLKHREAHNWPKSN is encoded by the coding sequence ATGTTTAATTTTCAGGATATGCAGTGGAACATTGAACAGGCGATTACCAATCTCTTTGAATCGTGGCAAAACCAGAAACCTGACCGGATAGCCCCCCTGGCACCCTCGGGATCAAACCGGAAGTATTTCCGGATATATTACCAGGATAAAACCTGTATTGGAGCCTTTAACCCTGACATTCGCGAGAACAATGCTTTTTTAACCCTCTCCCACCATTTTGAGAAGTTGGGGCTCCCTGTTCCAGAGGTTTTTACCAGAGATGCTGATGGTTTATGCTACCTGGTTTCTGACCTTGGTGATACAACCCTTTTTTCCCTCTTGCCACACGACCCAGCCGTAAAAACATTCAACAATCAAACGATGGATCTTTACCGGAAGGCGCTCGATTGGCTGCCAGCTTTCCAGGTAAAGGGCAAACAAGACCTTGATTTCAGCATTTGTTACCCCCGTCATGCTTTCGACAGGCATTCAATGATGTGGGATCTCAATTATTTTAAATACTATTTTCTTAAAATCTCTGGCATCGGATTCGACGAACAGGAACTGGAAGATGACTTTGAACGGTTTACCAAGCATCTGGTAAGTGTGCCATCCGAATTCTTCCTGTACCGCGACTTCCAGTCAAGAAATATCATGATTGTTGAAGGGGAGCCTTATTTTATAGACTACCAGGGTGGCCGCAAGGGTGCCCTGCAATACGATGTGGCCTCCCTGCTTTTTGACGCCAAAGCCAATATCCCTTTTGAACAGCGCCAGGTGCTGCTCGACTATTACGTTGAAAGCCTCAACAAATGGGTTTCTTTTGACCAGGCCCTTTTCAAAAAAACCTTTTACGACTTCGTAGTGATGCGCATCCTCCAAGCCCTGGGGAGTTATGGTTTCAGGGGCGGGGTTGAGAAAAAAGCCTTGTTTTTGCAAAGCGTGCCTTATGCCCTGAAGAACTTGCGCTGGCTCGCTGAAATGGATTTCCTCCCAAAGATCACCCCACATCTTAGCAGCATCATCGAAAAAATGGCCGCAACAGCTCCTTCTGATATACTTCCCCAGCCTGCAAAAGGGCTTACGCTTCATATCCGGAGCTTCTCCTACAAGAACGGCATCCCGGCGGATGAATGGGGAAATGGCGGGGGTTTTGTTTTCGACTGTCGCGCCTTGCCCAATCCAGGCAGGGAAGATAAGTTTAAGCCCTATACGGGGAAAGACGAACCCGTTATTCGTTTTCTTAAAAAGGAAGACAGCGTGGCTGATTTCCTGGGGAACATCAGGAACATTACTGGAAATGCGGTAAATAACTACCTTGAACGGGGATTCAACAACCTGATGATTAACTTTGGCTGCACAGGGGGACAGCACCGTTCGGTTTATTGCGCTGAAGAATTGGCAAAATACCTGGGAGAAAAATACGATGTCAACATCGACCTCAAGCACCGGGAAGCCCATAACTGGCCCAAAAGCAACTGA
- a CDS encoding ferritin family protein, with amino-acid sequence MESNKVTGILKQAIIMESRGKSLYAMVAGQTKSDDVRKIFDIMAKEEQLHIDFLSKQFVSYQKSGKFDKLSLEEATGEDAIANMILSEKVKKDISGAGFEAAAISAAIDMETKSIEVYSARAKEANDPNEKELYEWLADWEKGHHKMLIELNKELTEKVWYDNNFWPF; translated from the coding sequence ATGGAAAGTAATAAGGTAACCGGCATTCTGAAACAGGCCATTATTATGGAAAGCCGTGGCAAATCGCTTTATGCCATGGTTGCCGGGCAAACCAAGAGTGATGACGTCCGCAAGATCTTTGACATCATGGCCAAAGAAGAACAGCTTCACATTGATTTTCTTTCAAAACAATTTGTGAGCTATCAGAAAAGCGGCAAGTTTGATAAACTAAGCCTTGAAGAGGCTACGGGTGAAGATGCCATTGCCAATATGATTCTTTCTGAAAAGGTTAAGAAGGATATTTCAGGCGCAGGCTTTGAGGCGGCCGCCATTTCCGCCGCCATCGACATGGAAACAAAATCCATCGAGGTTTATTCCGCCAGGGCTAAAGAAGCCAACGATCCCAATGAGAAAGAACTATATGAGTGGCTGGCTGACTGGGAGAAAGGACACCATAAAATGCTCATTGAACTTAACAAGGAGCTAACCGAAAAGGTTTGGTATGATAATAACTTCTGGCCATTCTAA